In Spodoptera frugiperda isolate SF20-4 chromosome 1, AGI-APGP_CSIRO_Sfru_2.0, whole genome shotgun sequence, the following are encoded in one genomic region:
- the LOC118273644 gene encoding protein Wnt-10a: MKKLRVFIGNNRMQRTVHAAILFLLVFLLNIASSRDNMLPTHVKLSSALTCRLVGGLTREQRSVCHEAPDTVAIAFEGLQLAVKECQHQFRWHRWNCSSLMTKSSNPHSSSIMKRGFRETSFLYALTAAGVAHSIARACAQGRLISCGCDPLGYRASHDPRGRAKVNKWEWSGCSHNLAYGIEFSKKFLDVREQVDDLQSKINVHNNNAGRSILSSHMEVRCKCHGLSGSCQLRTCWRATPDFRAVASTIKRQYRKALMVAQEELNNSPSVLRGRPRGRRRGKARPAPKTSLLFFERSPSFCDVDPRTDSAGTSGRVCRIGRTTRTGSCDLLCCGRGHALIRKSSIKPCNCTFHWCCRVDCERCRDDKWIAICK; the protein is encoded by the exons ATGAAAAAGCTTCGTGTTTTTATTGGGAATAACAGAATGCAAAGGACAGTTCATGCAGCGATACTTTTCTTATTGgtatttttgttgaatataGCGAG TTCCCGAGACAACATGCTACCAACACATGTGAAGCTGAGCTCGGCGCTCACCTGTCGCCTCGTGGGAGGCTTGACCAGAGAACAAAGATCCGTCTGCCACGAAGCACCCGATACAGTCGCCATAGCCTTCGAGGGTCTACAATTAGCGGTCAAGGAATGCCAGCATCAGTTCCGTTGGCACAGGTGGAACTGTTCTAGCCTTATGACCAAGAGCAGTAATCCTCATAGTAGCTCTATTATGAAAAGAG GTTTTCGCGAAACGTCTTTCCTCTACGCACTAACAGCTGCCGGAGTGGCGCACTCTATAGCCCGCGCCTGCGCACAAGGGCGCCTAATATCTTGCGGCTGCGATCCTTTAGGATACCGGGCCTCGCATGACCCCCGCGGTAGAGCGAAGGTTAACAAATGGGAATGGAGTGGGTGCTCACATAACCTGGCTTATGGCATCGAGTTCTCCAAGAAGTTCCTCGATGTACGAGAGCAGGTGGACGACTTGCAGTCCAAGATCAATGTCCATAATAATAATGCTGGGAGAtcg ATTCTGTCGTCCCATATGGAGGTGCGATGCAAATGCCATGGGTTGTCAGGCAGTTGTCAGCTTAGGACATGCTGGAGAGCTACGCCTGACTTCAGAGCTGTAGCATCTACCATCAAAAGACAATATAGAAAG GCTCTAATGGTAGCTCAAGAGGAGTTAAATAATAGTCCCTCTGTGCTGAGAGGTAGACCCAGAGGCAGGAGGCGAGGGAAGGCGCGACCTGCTCCGAAGACCAGCCTGCTGTTCTTTGAGAG ATCACCAAGTTTCTGCGACGTGGACCCTCGAACGGATTCAGCTGGCACGTCAGGCCGGGTCTGTCGCATCGGACGGACGACAAGAACAGGATCGTGTGATCTACTCTGCTGTGGACGAGGCCATGCCTTGATCAGGAAGTCTAGTATAAAACCCTGTAATTGCACCTTCCACTGGTGCTGCAGAGTCGACTGCGAACGATGTCGTGATGACAAATGGATTGCCATTTGTAAGTAG